Genomic window (Ictalurus punctatus breed USDA103 chromosome 16, Coco_2.0, whole genome shotgun sequence):
CAGGTTAAATTTATTCATGATCAGACCTCAGCGAACCCCAAGTACCGTGGCTTTTTCCATGGCGTGAGGGAAATAGTCAGAACACAAGGTTTGTGCTGCCCCCTAATGGACATCAGACTACAGCTTGCCTTCATCTTTATTTAATCTAAGAGTTTAATTAAAGATTTAATTAACATATTTCACATGCAAAATTAATAACGGGGCCCTTTGCTTTGACAGCTTCAAACACAAACTGTGGATTCAGGCTTAAAACTGACATCTGTGTTAAAATTTTTGCTTAGAATATAACAAACATcttatgtatgtataattaacacattttatacatattaGTTTACACAGTTTAAAGCATAGCTTTAAATAGCAGCATGCGTGATTCAGTATTAGACTGGTATTGTACATTCATGCGGTATTTATTTGGTTTGTACACTATATAACTGAACATGCATGTAATCACTACAGGTCTAAATAACCAATCTGTAAATTTAGTAATCATGAAATTGAGGGTCACTTATGCACACAAGAAACTTGTGACTGCTCACGAGGTCTCGTGACACATAAAAACGTAACCTCTGGTTTTAGAACAAATAGTTAATTGTGCCTGGAGATGGATGCAGACTGGAGTGGAAGGTGGTGTGACTTTGTAATCCGGTGCCTTTACTGTGTTCCTTACAGGACTTGGTGGAACATATCAGGGATTGACAGCAACAATATTGAAGCAAGGATCAAACCAGGCTATTCGCTTCTTCGTTATGACCTCGTTGAGAAACTGGTACAAAGGTCTGTATTTAACTTTACGCATTTACTATTCGTGAATTTCACATATGGTGCATATGCAGGACAAGCGATGGTTGATTTTGAGGTTACAaagattgtgtttgttttacaaaCAGGTGACAACCCTAACAAACCCATAAACCCTCTGGTGACCGGTGTTTTTGGAGCCATAGCCGGGGCTGCCAGTGTGTTTGGAAACACGCCTCTTGATGTAGTTAAGACTCGAATGCAGGTAAGAATATAAATAAGGAGTTGTATTAGTTTGGAAGTTCATGATACTCTTAGGAGATAAAGTGATAGCAGTGACTCTTTGACTAAATGTTCTTTAAAGGCATCAACAAAGATTTAGGACTATGCTTATAGTTCCTCAAAGTAACTAAGGACTATTATTAATTTCTCAATCACTTATAACACAGCGGTATCTAATAAACCATCATCTCACACCTGCATTTGGCCTCCCAGCACTAGTAAACCTCTACAGATGATAAAACATGGTGATGCAGCTGGTCTTTACTCaaccaaaccacacacacatgctacacCCATCTTCATTCCACTCCACTGGCTCCTGTAACCACGTCTTCATGCACTAATCAGGGCCAGGTCTTCCTTCCTGGacatttttttctcatatgCTACAATAATGAAACAAGTTGCCCAACTGTGTTAACTCTGCAGATTCAGATGCATGTTCAGTGAGTGGATATGGGTAAAGATTTATAATACGTTTCCCATAACTGACATTAGTTAACATGAACAAACGATCTGCTTCAGTattatacataatacataacattagcaaatatttttttttaataataaaccaatTAAACCAAAAAATACACACCTTCGTTTACCAATGTACCGATCATTGAATAAAATGAAGCAATATGAACCAACACCTTAATGGAAATTTTTGTGGTGGTTGACttacagaactaaataagaacTGAGCCGGAAGAGACCACAGTTCAGTAAATAATCAACATTTAGGAGCATGCTGTCATTTAATTTGtgctgatttattattttttataaaattgGACTTAATTTTTAGTCATAGACTGAATAAGCATTAGTTCAATATTCAGTTAAACAAATGTCAATTAATTCACGTGTCAACAGAGTTTGTTTCACTGACACTGTGTGTTAATACTGAAGTTCATGGTTTGTTCATATTAACTAATGCAGTGAATAATTTACATTAAGGGAacctttcttcttctgtttttgtgtatctcatactaaattgtttcaggaattaaaacaaaatctaagataaaaccaAGGTAACCTGAGtagacacaaaatacagttatgCTATTTATcgaaacaaaaaaagttatccaatacaaaactggacctgtgtgaaaatgcatttgCCCTTATAGTTATTAATTCATCAAATCCATtcataacggggttcagctggactaaacgcaaccaggcctgattactgcaaaccctttTTAATCAAATCGacacttaaataaaactttttcaacagcatgaagttggttacaaggtcttacccagtaacacactatgccagcaccgtatttttatttattaacgaatGACAAATCATAAGAACAGTTATAAGAACAATAGTTGGCTTTATAGAAAGTGTTACATAATATTTTTCTAATGTTTAAGCTTTGGGTCATTTACAACAGGACTACAGGAAAAATGATCCATGGTGTGATGCTGGTGTCTCAGTGTATAATTAAACATCTTTCTACAGGGCCTGGAGGCGCACAAATATAAGAACACTGTGGACTGTGCCTTGAAGATTATGAAACATGAAGGACCAGCAGCGTAAGTGAGCATATCCATGCTGACACTGACTGAGCAGTTACggattaatatactgtataaatagtCATTAGGAATGTTGATTTAATGGCATCTTTGTGCTCTAGGTTTTACAAAGGTACTATTCCGAGACTTGGGCGAGTGTGCTTGGACGTGGCTATCGTGTTTGTGATCTATGAAGAGGTGGTGAAGGCTCTTAACGTGGTGTGGAAGACAGATTAATGCTGAGAGTGCAGCAAAAAAGGCAGCTCATGGAACACGACCAGACCTTCACATCATCGCAGTGTCACGGGGAAAGTGAGACACAATGTCACTAGGGCAAAGCAACGTGAACGTGTTTAAGTTCTCTTATGTAATTAAGaccaagataaaaaaaaaaagtttccccCAAAAATGTGATGTATAAAAATACTTGAACAATTAGTcgaagaggaaaaaacaaacatttattacTCCATGGTAAGGGTTCAGTAATGGAGTCTTTGAAAAGCcaaatgtttataatgtggaGGTATAAAActtttaacatattttttttagtgtaaTTTGTTTATAGTATTTCAGccgtattttattttacatttcgaACTGACAACTGAAAATGATCAtgaatctgattactttgtcatagtgtttattttctgaTCGGTTGGTGTTATCTCATGTAAAGACACTAAATGTATATGCAGTGGcgaggataaaaaaaataaaataataaaattaattgcACAGGAGTGCAGCATGTGTTACAGCCTTGGAAAAAGTAAATTAAGGAGGTTTAAtcttaaaaatgacaaaaattattattataacaacaacaaaatgagtaataattaatgaaagttaataataatgcaatataaTAATGCTAATTCGTTTAATTCATAATTAGCTTTGTAAAAGTATAATTACACTTAAAACTTATTCATGCACTGAACAAcgaagacaacaacaacaataataataataatatctgatCCAGTTTGAGCACTATAAGCTAGAATGAGTTTTTCGTGGAGTTATACTGTAGtctgagtgattttttttttttttttttgatcaggtTAAGATAATATGATTTGATTCCTAAAGTGTTTGCTCtcatatttcttatttattatttatctgtTATTTCCAAGTACTGACAAGTTCTTGGCGCCAAAGACGCACAGAACATTGAACCCTCCTGAGACACCACCAAAGCCTTTACCTCCCAGAAACACACAttcctcagtatctccagtaaATACTTGCACTTTCAAAACCTTAATGGATTTGGAACTAATTTAAGAGAATTAATGAATTTACTTTAAGTGCCTGACCAGTATTTACTAGTGCTCATGATCAGTATGTAGCATTTCTCATAAACGTTTGACAGGAACAATGATGccaagttttctttcttttttaatttttttaatttgacatttttgttttgtcgATACCCTGAACAACAATCTAAATGCAACCTAGGGGACTATTAGCGGTGCTGTTAGCTAGTGTGGGGTCATGTTCTGTCAAtgttagatgtgtgtgtgcaacagaatgttttcattttgtaatattattaatgctaaaaatgataaaaagtgATATGATGTGATAAAGCTGCCCCAAAATGGTTGGTTTGAAAAGCTGGATCTGAAATTGCCTTAAATTGTTCCTTTTTGAGTGCCATCGTCAGATTTATCACTTTTCCTACCTCAGGAAATTCCCCCAAAATCCACAGTGTCAAGAGGGAAACATTAGGTGTAAAGAAACTGTCTCTGTCTTGGTGTCTCCCTTATTTACATTGCATATgtaatacactatatacacttgaTATGGATTTAAATATCTTTGGCAAATGTAATGAAATGCCATTTTTGTGTCATGATGCAAAAGCAAGTGCAGAAATGTagatgtttgttgtgtgtgtgatatgggAGCATAACACTGTGTTTAGTCTGTACGTAAGAAGAATATTTGTGCCTAATTAAGATATGGATATCTTctgtattaaaatgtttataccTTAAAAATTGATGTTGTATTGAGTGTTAGTGTTTTATTGTGGTCACTAACTGCTATTGCTATTGTACATCTGGTTCTGTGTGTATAACTGTAATGTTTCTGTCCATGACCCACCTTTACTTCACCGTTTAGAAGACCATATAGTTGGAGTGATACCAGATGTCATGAATTATTGTATCTGGTTAATCGTGAAAAAGGAAATACTGATGGATTTTACTAGATCATATGTAATGCTCATCCAagactgaaaacatttacaccttTCTATTATACCgacaaatttatttttaattcatctCACAGTGCCTTTAAATTATGTTCTTAATTTTCAATAAATCTTGGTGACTGGACATGAACtcgtgtgggggtttttttttaagcaagaAGCTAACTGGTTATTTCTACTGTTTTTCAGCTAATGAATGAACTGAAGAAggtttcttttttctatttacAATGAGTTATTACTACTGCTATGTAGCTAATAAATGAACCGTGGAAggtttttgtttacaatatcaAGTCATTGCTACTGTTATGTAGCTGATAAATGAACGGAGGACggttttgtttacaatttttaGTTATTTCTACTGTCATGTAGCTTAATAAATGAACTGTGGAAGGTCTTTGTTTACAATATCAAGTCATTGCTACTGTTATGTAGCAAATCAACGAACTGAAGGAGTTCTTTTTGTTTACAGTGTCGAGGCATTTCTACTCTTTTACAAGCTATTATCCCGAGGAAGTTTTTTAATCGCTTTTTTTTTCAGCGTATTCacgaggtgtggcctctcttgCTTTCCGTACTGATTGCCTCTCCGTCATTGCTGCCAAGAGATGCATCGATATTAAATTTTCCTACTTTTACCAACTAACGATGGCTGCTAAAGGGGGATCGAGGGggttttattttaacactgtGTTGTCTTTAGCCCGGTCCTTGGCTGCTCATCGCCCAGCTCCAATTGACAAGGTAAATTCAGGACATAAACATTTCAAAGCGGTCATACAGGCTacaagctagcatgctaactcCACTTCCTAGAACTAGCCGCTCGCGTCAAACTCGTAAAAACTCGTCTTTCTAGTCAGTTTCCTGATCTCGGTTATCAGATTATTATCTTATTTCTTATGAAAGCATCACCGATTCACTTTTCATACAAGCACGGATAATGGAGCCGAAATGACGGGATATAAATGGCAGTAATATCCATCAGATACAACCTGCAGTCCTGAAAACATTAGCACTTGTTATTAAACAGTACTGCAGTAGTCCAGACAACAGCTGGGGTCATATTTTGACAGCCTTCATAGGGGTTAAAATGTGTTGACCGTTTATATTTTACTTCAATTTATTTCGCATTACACATAGTCACAAAATAGAACGTTATATTTACACAATGTTCTAATTTCCCCACAAGCTATGTTATGGATTAGTACATTTTAGGGCCCTGGACAGGAGCCTAAGCAGGGTTCTCCTTCCCAGCCTGTTACACATGAACCAATGCCTGGAGCTCTGACCACCACAcaaccaaacaaaataaaaacgcaTACATTACTACAGCACACAACCCGTATGAGTATTTGAGAAGCCTCTGTGCTATGCAGAAGGCAGTCTTCCCTTAGgtcatttcctgtttcacacTTCACAAACACATCCACCAAATCAGGAAACTGTTGCTCTTTAACAAGCTCAGACTCGTTGATCAGCACTGACCGCATGGGGAGACTTTTCTTTGGCCCATTTTATTTTCgagtttgttttaaatctacTTCCCCTTCTACATTAGTCACCTGTCAGTTTCCCCTCCTGCAGTCAGCTCTTCCCTTCCGACAACATGAAGCCAGTTGACTGCATCTTTACAAACTGCTGCTTCCGCTGCACCACTAGTGATGGATCGTTCGTgaacaattcattcattttgaacgaCTCTCGGGAATAATATGTTGTTCATTTTGTGTTGGCCACGCATGCACAGCATCCCTTCATTTATTTGTAACGTGGAAAACCACATAGGCGCTGTACGGGAAGTAGAAACGAAGTCTTCTGGTCTGAGTCGTTCCTTCTTTTGTCACGTGACGGCTGCGAAGACTATGTgctggaaacagaaatgatcagTTCACCTTCTCAGTCTCTTCTCTGTCTAATCATTTCTGTCTCTTGTACATAGCCCATGAGGCTGGCACAGGAAAAAGAATGAACGTCTCGTACCGGAAAGACCCAGTTGAGTCATGAATTAATCGATTCTGTTTCTCTGGCTGTCgaaaaattttacattttttaattaaattctgtTCAAATGAAtccaggtcagtaagatgatccGATCTTCCGAACAATATGCACCACGAGGCAGTGTAACGCACTCAAAGGAAAGTGCTGTCTGCCGTCTTCCACATACAGGAGCTCACACATGTTTGGCTAGTGCCACTCATGACAGGGGAGTGGTATGCATCCATCCCTTCCTCCCAGTGAGCGACCAGTCTTGCTTTCTTGGCTCCCGGCCACGATGGCTGTGGGATTGTTGAGATTTTTCTCATGATACGATGAATGCTTTGCTTTTCCTTTTTAGGTTTTCTTTTCATCTGAGCACTACACACTTCATGTGCTTTTATGGATATCCATGTTCACTTGTCTAGCTCTAGCTATGACCTCACTGTCCACTCATTGGTTAAAATTCAGACCTACACCCCAGTAGCATTTCCCGATTTATTTCAGATTCTGTGACTTTATATTCATTGGCCTGTGTTCTACatattgtggtgtgtgtgtgtgtgtaacagcctAATCATCCACTTCAAATCTATGCTTTTAAGGGTCCACTAGTGACCAGGGCCCCACGCGCATGACCAGTAGTCTGTTCCcgttatatatactgtattaattaAATAGCCAGTATTGTAACCAGGTTGACAATTATTCAACTAATCAGTTGCTATTTGATTCTTTAGGTCCAGAAGCTACAATGCATGTGTCCAGTGGATTTCCGTGGCGTTTTCCAGCTAGACGAGAGGAGAAGAGATGCTGTGATAGCACTCGGTATTTTCCTGGTGGAGTCTGAGCTGCAGGTACAAAACTTTTATCTGGTGATTCCAGTAGACAAATTCATTCACTACAGTTATCACTCTGCAGTGGTTCTCCAACAATGGTAATGCTTCCTCCAACCTCATTGTCCCTGTTAGCGGTCTGTATCggcaaaaaaaacctcactctAACTAGCCTTTCTGCTTAACTAACCCCGAAGGTTCCTTTACTAAAGTAGCTACTGTCATTAGTTGTCCTTTAGGGCCCTCGATGCTGGCTAGATTAGACATTTGCCTTCTACTGATATTTAATTGCAGTTTTTTGTTATTCGTTTTTGATAGAAGTTGGTGCACTGATTCTGATGAAGGAAAATCATCCAGGTCGATTGTGgatatttgtattttgtttaaagatcttagtttttggggtttttttttcatttagtaccgcccttcagaaactacataaaatatttacatgtgtcccagaagacaaaataatagcaATTCACACTGATCATCCTCTTCAAAAGTTTACTCCCGggtcttaatgtatcgtgttgaattcttgagcatcagtgaacgtttggaacttttgtaatagttgtgtacgagtccctcagtcagtacgtttacatggacaacaataatccactcttaacccgattaagaccatactttgattaagaaactaccatgtaaacagcaatttttaattaccttaatctaattaataaTCTaaggtcatactcaaagtaagcaataatctaattatgacaggtggagtactcctctTTTAGTCGGATTATGgctgtgtattacagacatgtaaacaccttaatcatgTTATGAATGTCgagtgagagttttcaccgcattttgcaacaggacacaaTCAAACACGGCAGTTTTCTGTTTTACAGAAAGAGAGTTtgactgtgtcccaaactgcatacttgcctaatataggcctgtagtgagggaaaaatacatgtatctcggctactatatagacggtaagtacgcgatttgggacgcagcccac
Coding sequences:
- the slc25a1b gene encoding tricarboxylate transport protein B, mitochondrial — encoded protein: MSGEAKFVSPFPRPRCLSAAAPAGKAKLTHPGKAILAGGIAGGIEICITFPTEYVKTQLQLAEKANPPRYRGIVDCVKQTVQGHGVKGLYRGLSSLLYGSIPKAAVRFGMFEFLSNKMRDESGKLDSTRGLICGLGAGVAEAIVVVCPMETIKVKFIHDQTSANPKYRGFFHGVREIVRTQGLGGTYQGLTATILKQGSNQAIRFFVMTSLRNWYKGDNPNKPINPLVTGVFGAIAGAASVFGNTPLDVVKTRMQGLEAHKYKNTVDCALKIMKHEGPAAFYKGTIPRLGRVCLDVAIVFVIYEEVVKALNVVWKTD